A genomic stretch from Puntigrus tetrazona isolate hp1 chromosome 6, ASM1883169v1, whole genome shotgun sequence includes:
- the oxtra gene encoding oxytocin receptor has protein sequence MEDIFKDQDLWSFNESSRNSSVHNETYSVNQTVNPLKRNEEVAKVEVTVLALVLFLALAGNLCVLVAIHTAKHSQSRMYYFMKHLSIADLVVAVFQVLPQLIWDITFRFYGPDILCRLVKYLQTVGMFASTYMLVLMSIDRCMAICQPLRSLHKRKDRCYVICSWALSLLFSIPQVYIFSLREVGSGVYDCWGDFVQPWGAKAYITWISLTIYIIPVAILSVCYGLISFKIWQNFKRKTKRDQCITLTPKASKGSALARVSSVKLISKAKITTVKMTFVIVLAYIVCWTPFFSVQMWSAWDPEAPREAMPFIISMLLASLNSCCNPWIYMFFAGHLFHDLKQNLLCCSTLYLKSSQCRCDPEQDSRKSNSSTYVIKSTSSQRSITQTSVT, from the exons ATGGAGGACATCTTCAAGGATCAAGACTTATGGTCCTTTAATGAGTCATCCAGAAACTCCAGCGTCCACAACGAAACTTACAGCGTGAACCAGACGGTGAACCCGCTGAAGCGGAATGAAGAGGTGGCGAAAGTGGAAGTTACTGTACTGGCCTTAGTGCTCTTCTTGGCACTCGCCGGTAACCTTTGCGTCCTTGTAGCAATCCACACGGCCAAGCACAGTCAGTCTCGCATGTATTACTTCATGAAGCACCTCAGCATCGCGGATCTGGTCGTAGCTGTCTTCCAGGTACTTCCTCAACTCATCTGGGACATCACGTTTCGCTTTTATGGACCAGACATTCTGTGCAGGCTGGTGAAATATCTTCAGACCGTTGGGATGTTCGCCTCCACGTACATGCTCGTGCTGATGTCCATAGACAGATGTATGGCGATCTGCCAGCCTCTTCGTTCTTTGCACAAGAGAAAGGACCGCTGTTACGTGATTTGTTCTTGGGCGCTAAGCTTGCTTTTCAGCATCCCGCAGGTTTATATATTCTCCTTACGGGAGGTGGGTTCGGGAGTTTACGATTGCTGGGGAGATTTCGTGCAGCCTTGGGGAGCGAAAGCCTACATCACGTGGATTAGTCTGACAATATACATCATACCGGTGGCCATTCTGAGTGTCTGCTACGGACTgataagttttaaaatatggCAAAACTTTAAAAGGAAGACAAAGAGGGATCAGTGTATCACTCTCACGCCCAAGGCATCGAAAGGCAGCGCGCTCGCGCGGGTCAGCAGCGTCAAACTCATCTCCAAGGCTAAAATCACCACcgttaaaatgacatttgttatCGTCTTGGCTTATATAGTGTGCTGGACTCCGTTTTTCTCCGTACAGATGTGGTCGGCGTGGGATCCCGAAGCACCAAGGGAAG CAATGCCCTTCATCATTTCCATGTTGCTGGCCAGCCTGAACAGCTGCTGCAACCCTTGGATCTACATGTTTTTTGCTGGGCATCTCTTTCATGACCTGAAGCAGAACCTGCTGTGCTGTTCCACCCTCTATCTGAAATCCTCTCAATGCCGCTGTGATCCGGAGCAAGATTCCCGTAAGAGCAACTCCTCCACCTACGTCATCAAAAGTACCAGCAGCCAGCGGAGCATCACCCAGACCTCTGTCACATAA